From Elaeis guineensis isolate ETL-2024a chromosome 16, EG11, whole genome shotgun sequence, a single genomic window includes:
- the LOC105060651 gene encoding DNA-directed RNA polymerases II, IV and V subunit 8B — MVELLFEDIFTLTRIDPDGKKFDKVSRIEARSEQFDMYMQLDVNTEIYPLHVGDKFTMVLAPTLSLDGTPDSGYYMQGQRKSLADKFEYVMHGKLYKISEESSGPNVKVEIYASFGGLLMMLKGDPSNATNFELDQRLFLLMRKV; from the exons ATGGTTGAGCTTCTTTTTGAGGATATCTTCACGCTGACCAGGATCGACCCAGATGGTAAAAAATTCGATAAAG TGTCTCGAATTGAAGCACGCAGCGAGCAGTTTGATATGTACATGCAGCTAGATGTCAATACTGAAATTTATCCACTTCATGTTGGAGACAAATTCACAATGGTTCTAGCTCCAACTCTGAGTTTGGATGGAACTCCAGACAGTGGCTACTATATGCAG GGACAACGAAAGTCACTTGCAGATAAGTTCGAGTATGTTATGCATGGGAAGCTATATAAGATCTCAGAGGAGAGTTCTGGACCAAATGTGAAAGT GGAGATATATGCTTCATTTGGTGGGCTTCTGATGATGCTTAAGGGGGATCCCTCTAATGCGACCAACTTTGAGTTGGATCAAAGGTTGTTTCTGCTGATGAGGAAAGTGTGA